One window of the Sebastes umbrosus isolate fSebUmb1 chromosome 1, fSebUmb1.pri, whole genome shotgun sequence genome contains the following:
- the atf7b gene encoding cyclic AMP-dependent transcription factor ATF-7b isoform X3 — protein MEVSECQQRVAAEQHRPEQRSREGAVQRLWNRPEHLSEMGDDRPFVCTAPGCGQRFTNEDHLSVHKHKHEMTLKFGPARTDSVIIADQTPTPTRFLKNCEEVGLFNELASSFEHEFTKAHDDDQRTKHAVKAHSAPLQTPSEVKDEDEGPLQVDSSSPGSPDSSSSMSDNSGDSRGRAKEIITKPVQSSAPTPTIVRPGSLPLHLSNDALHPTLPSPTSVITQTPPSNRQLGSPTSAYPLVRLPNGQTVPLLPSPVQMTSVISLARPVNSVPNIPGIPGPPVGGASSGSSSPSGYSLHAETKMGPGAQDGAGGGAGSNPAVPQRQEHSQQPTQNSDAPSPAQPQVSPAQPTGGRRRRASEMDPDERRERFLERNRAAASRCRQKRKIWVNSLEKKADDLANMNVSLANEVGLLRNEVAQLKQLLLAHKDCPVTVMQKKAAFLAAGGEETSRDTSSEPIGSPAAVIQHGPSPPASASSPGATINGLSVRAAEAVAMSVLAGMGSGQPGGVVMATQPQSAPR, from the exons ATGGAGGTGTCAGAGTGTCAACAACGAgtagcagcagagcagcaccgTCCGGAGCAGCGGAGCAGGGAGGGGGCCGTCCAGAGGCTGTGGAACCGACCGG AACATTTGTCTGAGATGGGGGATGATCGACCTTTTGTATGCACTGCCCCTGGATGTGGGCAG AGATTCACAAATGAAGACCATCTGTCAGTCCACAAGCACAAGCATGAAATGACATTAAAATTTGGTCCTGCCAGAACAGACTCTGTTATCATCGCAG ACCaaacacccacacccacacgtTTCCTGAAGAACTGTGAGGAGGTTGGGCTATTCAATGAGCTAGCCAGCTCCTTTGAACATGAGTTTACTAAAGCACACGACGACGACCAGAGGACAAAACACGcggtaaaa GCTCATTCTGCACCTTTACAAACACCATCTGAAGTAAAAGATGAGGATGAGGGTCCTTTACAAGTGGATTCTTCCTCTCCAGGAAGTCCAGACTCCTCTTCCAGCATGTCAGACAACAGCGGAGACTCAAGGGGGAGAGCCAAG gAGATTATCACAAAGCCGGTGCAAAGCTCTGCCCCCACTCCAACCATTGTGCGTCCAGGTTCTCTTCCCCTTCACCTGAGCAATGACGCACTACACCCAACTCTGCCATCTCCAACATCTGTCATCACGCAAACGCCGCCCTCCAACAGACAGCTCGG CTCCCCAACAAGCGCTTATCCACTGGTGAGGCTTCCCAACGGGCAGACAGTCCCTCTCCTGCCCAGTCCTGTGCAGATGACCTCAGTTATATCT CTCGCGAGGCCAGTGAACTCAGTGCCTAATATCCCTGGGATCCCAGGACCTCCAGTTGGCGGTGCCAGCAGTGGCTCATCCTCCCCATCTGGGTATAGTCTGCACGCTGAGACCAAGATG GGCCCAGGAGCACAGGATGGGGCTGGTGGGGGGGCAGGATCTAACCCTGCTGTCCCCCAGAGACAGGAACATAGCCAACAACCCACTCAAAACTCTGATGCACCATCACCTGCCCAGCCCCAG GTGTCCCCTGCTCAGCCAACAGGAGGCCGGCGGCGGCGAGCTTCAGAGATGGACCCCGACGAGAGGAGGGAGCGCTTCCTGGAGAGAAACCGGGCGGCCGCCTCCCGCTGCAGGCAAAAACGAAAGATTTGGGTCAACTCTTTGGAGAAGAAGGCGGACGATCTCGCCAACATGAATGTCTCCCTGGCG AATGAAGTGGGCCTACTGAGGAACGAGGTGGCACAGCTGAAGCAGCTCCTCCTGGCCCACAAAGACTGCCCGGTCACTGTCATGCAGAAGAAGGCGGCTTTCTTAG ctgcaggaggagaggaaacctCCAGGGATACTTCCAGTGAACCCATCGGCTCCCCAGCGGCAGTCATCCAGCACGGGCCGTCACCGCCCGCCTCGGCCTCCAGCCCGGGGGCCACCATCAACGGGCTGAGCGTCCGCGCCGCAGAGGCGGTGGCTATGTCGGTTTTAGCCGGCATGGGATCGGGCCAGCCGGGAGGGGTTGTCATGGCGACGCAGCCACAGTCAGCCCCGAGATGA
- the atf7b gene encoding cyclic AMP-dependent transcription factor ATF-7b isoform X4, whose amino-acid sequence MEVSECQQRVAAEQHRPEQRSREGAVQRLWNRPEHLSEMGDDRPFVCTAPGCGQRFTNEDHLSVHKHKHEMTLKFGPARTDSVIIADQTPTPTRFLKNCEEVGLFNELASSFEHEFTKAHDDDQRTKHAVKAHSAPLQTPSEVKDEDEGPLQVDSSSPGSPDSSSSMSDNSGDSRGRAKEIITKPVQSSAPTPTIVRPGSLPLHLSNDALHPTLPSPTSVITQTPPSNRQLGSPTSAYPLVRLPNGQTVPLLPSPVQMTSVISLARPVNSVPNIPGIPGPPVGGASSGSSSPSGYSLHAETKMRLKAALTHQGPGAQDGAGGGAGSNPAVPQRQEHSQQPTQNSDAPSPAQPQVSPAQPTGGRRRRASEMDPDERRERFLERNRAAASRCRQKRKIWVNSLEKKADDLANMNVSLANEVGLLRNEVAQLKQLLLAHKDCPVTVMQKKAAFLG is encoded by the exons ATGGAGGTGTCAGAGTGTCAACAACGAgtagcagcagagcagcaccgTCCGGAGCAGCGGAGCAGGGAGGGGGCCGTCCAGAGGCTGTGGAACCGACCGG AACATTTGTCTGAGATGGGGGATGATCGACCTTTTGTATGCACTGCCCCTGGATGTGGGCAG AGATTCACAAATGAAGACCATCTGTCAGTCCACAAGCACAAGCATGAAATGACATTAAAATTTGGTCCTGCCAGAACAGACTCTGTTATCATCGCAG ACCaaacacccacacccacacgtTTCCTGAAGAACTGTGAGGAGGTTGGGCTATTCAATGAGCTAGCCAGCTCCTTTGAACATGAGTTTACTAAAGCACACGACGACGACCAGAGGACAAAACACGcggtaaaa GCTCATTCTGCACCTTTACAAACACCATCTGAAGTAAAAGATGAGGATGAGGGTCCTTTACAAGTGGATTCTTCCTCTCCAGGAAGTCCAGACTCCTCTTCCAGCATGTCAGACAACAGCGGAGACTCAAGGGGGAGAGCCAAG gAGATTATCACAAAGCCGGTGCAAAGCTCTGCCCCCACTCCAACCATTGTGCGTCCAGGTTCTCTTCCCCTTCACCTGAGCAATGACGCACTACACCCAACTCTGCCATCTCCAACATCTGTCATCACGCAAACGCCGCCCTCCAACAGACAGCTCGG CTCCCCAACAAGCGCTTATCCACTGGTGAGGCTTCCCAACGGGCAGACAGTCCCTCTCCTGCCCAGTCCTGTGCAGATGACCTCAGTTATATCT CTCGCGAGGCCAGTGAACTCAGTGCCTAATATCCCTGGGATCCCAGGACCTCCAGTTGGCGGTGCCAGCAGTGGCTCATCCTCCCCATCTGGGTATAGTCTGCACGCTGAGACCAAGATG cgGCTGAAGGCAGCTTTAACTCATCAGGGCCCAGGAGCACAGGATGGGGCTGGTGGGGGGGCAGGATCTAACCCTGCTGTCCCCCAGAGACAGGAACATAGCCAACAACCCACTCAAAACTCTGATGCACCATCACCTGCCCAGCCCCAG GTGTCCCCTGCTCAGCCAACAGGAGGCCGGCGGCGGCGAGCTTCAGAGATGGACCCCGACGAGAGGAGGGAGCGCTTCCTGGAGAGAAACCGGGCGGCCGCCTCCCGCTGCAGGCAAAAACGAAAGATTTGGGTCAACTCTTTGGAGAAGAAGGCGGACGATCTCGCCAACATGAATGTCTCCCTGGCG AATGAAGTGGGCCTACTGAGGAACGAGGTGGCACAGCTGAAGCAGCTCCTCCTGGCCCACAAAGACTGCCCGGTCACTGTCATGCAGAAGAAGGCGGCTTTCTTAG GGTGa
- the atf7b gene encoding cyclic AMP-dependent transcription factor ATF-7b isoform X1 gives MEVSECQQRVAAEQHRPEQRSREGAVQRLWNRPEHLSEMGDDRPFVCTAPGCGQRFTNEDHLSVHKHKHEMTLKFGPARTDSVIIADQTPTPTRFLKNCEEVGLFNELASSFEHEFTKAHDDDQRTKHAVKAHSAPLQTPSEVKDEDEGPLQVDSSSPGSPDSSSSMSDNSGDSRGRAKEIITKPVQSSAPTPTIVRPGSLPLHLSNDALHPTLPSPTSVITQTPPSNRQLGSPTSAYPLVRLPNGQTVPLLPSPVQMTSVISLARPVNSVPNIPGIPGPPVGGASSGSSSPSGYSLHAETKMRLKAALTHQGPGAQDGAGGGAGSNPAVPQRQEHSQQPTQNSDAPSPAQPQVSPAQPTGGRRRRASEMDPDERRERFLERNRAAASRCRQKRKIWVNSLEKKADDLANMNVSLANEVGLLRNEVAQLKQLLLAHKDCPVTVMQKKAAFLAAGGEETSRDTSSEPIGSPAAVIQHGPSPPASASSPGATINGLSVRAAEAVAMSVLAGMGSGQPGGVVMATQPQSAPR, from the exons ATGGAGGTGTCAGAGTGTCAACAACGAgtagcagcagagcagcaccgTCCGGAGCAGCGGAGCAGGGAGGGGGCCGTCCAGAGGCTGTGGAACCGACCGG AACATTTGTCTGAGATGGGGGATGATCGACCTTTTGTATGCACTGCCCCTGGATGTGGGCAG AGATTCACAAATGAAGACCATCTGTCAGTCCACAAGCACAAGCATGAAATGACATTAAAATTTGGTCCTGCCAGAACAGACTCTGTTATCATCGCAG ACCaaacacccacacccacacgtTTCCTGAAGAACTGTGAGGAGGTTGGGCTATTCAATGAGCTAGCCAGCTCCTTTGAACATGAGTTTACTAAAGCACACGACGACGACCAGAGGACAAAACACGcggtaaaa GCTCATTCTGCACCTTTACAAACACCATCTGAAGTAAAAGATGAGGATGAGGGTCCTTTACAAGTGGATTCTTCCTCTCCAGGAAGTCCAGACTCCTCTTCCAGCATGTCAGACAACAGCGGAGACTCAAGGGGGAGAGCCAAG gAGATTATCACAAAGCCGGTGCAAAGCTCTGCCCCCACTCCAACCATTGTGCGTCCAGGTTCTCTTCCCCTTCACCTGAGCAATGACGCACTACACCCAACTCTGCCATCTCCAACATCTGTCATCACGCAAACGCCGCCCTCCAACAGACAGCTCGG CTCCCCAACAAGCGCTTATCCACTGGTGAGGCTTCCCAACGGGCAGACAGTCCCTCTCCTGCCCAGTCCTGTGCAGATGACCTCAGTTATATCT CTCGCGAGGCCAGTGAACTCAGTGCCTAATATCCCTGGGATCCCAGGACCTCCAGTTGGCGGTGCCAGCAGTGGCTCATCCTCCCCATCTGGGTATAGTCTGCACGCTGAGACCAAGATG cgGCTGAAGGCAGCTTTAACTCATCAGGGCCCAGGAGCACAGGATGGGGCTGGTGGGGGGGCAGGATCTAACCCTGCTGTCCCCCAGAGACAGGAACATAGCCAACAACCCACTCAAAACTCTGATGCACCATCACCTGCCCAGCCCCAG GTGTCCCCTGCTCAGCCAACAGGAGGCCGGCGGCGGCGAGCTTCAGAGATGGACCCCGACGAGAGGAGGGAGCGCTTCCTGGAGAGAAACCGGGCGGCCGCCTCCCGCTGCAGGCAAAAACGAAAGATTTGGGTCAACTCTTTGGAGAAGAAGGCGGACGATCTCGCCAACATGAATGTCTCCCTGGCG AATGAAGTGGGCCTACTGAGGAACGAGGTGGCACAGCTGAAGCAGCTCCTCCTGGCCCACAAAGACTGCCCGGTCACTGTCATGCAGAAGAAGGCGGCTTTCTTAG ctgcaggaggagaggaaacctCCAGGGATACTTCCAGTGAACCCATCGGCTCCCCAGCGGCAGTCATCCAGCACGGGCCGTCACCGCCCGCCTCGGCCTCCAGCCCGGGGGCCACCATCAACGGGCTGAGCGTCCGCGCCGCAGAGGCGGTGGCTATGTCGGTTTTAGCCGGCATGGGATCGGGCCAGCCGGGAGGGGTTGTCATGGCGACGCAGCCACAGTCAGCCCCGAGATGA
- the atf7b gene encoding cyclic AMP-dependent transcription factor ATF-7b isoform X2, which produces MEVSECQQRVAAEQHRPEQRSREGAVQRLWNRPEHLSEMGDDRPFVCTAPGCGQRFTNEDHLSVHKHKHEMTLKFGPARTDSVIIADQTPTPTRFLKNCEEVGLFNELASSFEHEFTKAHDDDQRTKHAAHSAPLQTPSEVKDEDEGPLQVDSSSPGSPDSSSSMSDNSGDSRGRAKEIITKPVQSSAPTPTIVRPGSLPLHLSNDALHPTLPSPTSVITQTPPSNRQLGSPTSAYPLVRLPNGQTVPLLPSPVQMTSVISLARPVNSVPNIPGIPGPPVGGASSGSSSPSGYSLHAETKMRLKAALTHQGPGAQDGAGGGAGSNPAVPQRQEHSQQPTQNSDAPSPAQPQVSPAQPTGGRRRRASEMDPDERRERFLERNRAAASRCRQKRKIWVNSLEKKADDLANMNVSLANEVGLLRNEVAQLKQLLLAHKDCPVTVMQKKAAFLAAGGEETSRDTSSEPIGSPAAVIQHGPSPPASASSPGATINGLSVRAAEAVAMSVLAGMGSGQPGGVVMATQPQSAPR; this is translated from the exons ATGGAGGTGTCAGAGTGTCAACAACGAgtagcagcagagcagcaccgTCCGGAGCAGCGGAGCAGGGAGGGGGCCGTCCAGAGGCTGTGGAACCGACCGG AACATTTGTCTGAGATGGGGGATGATCGACCTTTTGTATGCACTGCCCCTGGATGTGGGCAG AGATTCACAAATGAAGACCATCTGTCAGTCCACAAGCACAAGCATGAAATGACATTAAAATTTGGTCCTGCCAGAACAGACTCTGTTATCATCGCAG ACCaaacacccacacccacacgtTTCCTGAAGAACTGTGAGGAGGTTGGGCTATTCAATGAGCTAGCCAGCTCCTTTGAACATGAGTTTACTAAAGCACACGACGACGACCAGAGGACAAAACACGcg GCTCATTCTGCACCTTTACAAACACCATCTGAAGTAAAAGATGAGGATGAGGGTCCTTTACAAGTGGATTCTTCCTCTCCAGGAAGTCCAGACTCCTCTTCCAGCATGTCAGACAACAGCGGAGACTCAAGGGGGAGAGCCAAG gAGATTATCACAAAGCCGGTGCAAAGCTCTGCCCCCACTCCAACCATTGTGCGTCCAGGTTCTCTTCCCCTTCACCTGAGCAATGACGCACTACACCCAACTCTGCCATCTCCAACATCTGTCATCACGCAAACGCCGCCCTCCAACAGACAGCTCGG CTCCCCAACAAGCGCTTATCCACTGGTGAGGCTTCCCAACGGGCAGACAGTCCCTCTCCTGCCCAGTCCTGTGCAGATGACCTCAGTTATATCT CTCGCGAGGCCAGTGAACTCAGTGCCTAATATCCCTGGGATCCCAGGACCTCCAGTTGGCGGTGCCAGCAGTGGCTCATCCTCCCCATCTGGGTATAGTCTGCACGCTGAGACCAAGATG cgGCTGAAGGCAGCTTTAACTCATCAGGGCCCAGGAGCACAGGATGGGGCTGGTGGGGGGGCAGGATCTAACCCTGCTGTCCCCCAGAGACAGGAACATAGCCAACAACCCACTCAAAACTCTGATGCACCATCACCTGCCCAGCCCCAG GTGTCCCCTGCTCAGCCAACAGGAGGCCGGCGGCGGCGAGCTTCAGAGATGGACCCCGACGAGAGGAGGGAGCGCTTCCTGGAGAGAAACCGGGCGGCCGCCTCCCGCTGCAGGCAAAAACGAAAGATTTGGGTCAACTCTTTGGAGAAGAAGGCGGACGATCTCGCCAACATGAATGTCTCCCTGGCG AATGAAGTGGGCCTACTGAGGAACGAGGTGGCACAGCTGAAGCAGCTCCTCCTGGCCCACAAAGACTGCCCGGTCACTGTCATGCAGAAGAAGGCGGCTTTCTTAG ctgcaggaggagaggaaacctCCAGGGATACTTCCAGTGAACCCATCGGCTCCCCAGCGGCAGTCATCCAGCACGGGCCGTCACCGCCCGCCTCGGCCTCCAGCCCGGGGGCCACCATCAACGGGCTGAGCGTCCGCGCCGCAGAGGCGGTGGCTATGTCGGTTTTAGCCGGCATGGGATCGGGCCAGCCGGGAGGGGTTGTCATGGCGACGCAGCCACAGTCAGCCCCGAGATGA